One stretch of Sardina pilchardus chromosome 17, fSarPil1.1, whole genome shotgun sequence DNA includes these proteins:
- the plekha5 gene encoding pleckstrin homology domain-containing family A member 5 isoform X2, with amino-acid sequence MAADLNPDWLSCLPSSWSYGVTRDGRVFFINEEAKSTTWLHPITGEAVVTGHRKTPDLPTGWEEGYTFEGARCFINHNERKVTCKHPVSGIPSQDNCIFVVNEHVNCGKLVHPVVNRPAQKAPTSPEKKERPTSTMSEASNYTGGSDYTTYAGSPVARQSRPSKKVHNFGKRSNSIRRNPNAPVVKSSWLYKQDSTGMKMWKKRWFVLSDMCLFYYKDDKEECILGSILLPSFHISLLSVDDHISRKYAFKATHPNMRTYYFSTDNAKDMESWMKVMTDAAMVHSEPITRLDKSKGDYRSPQEMNNMLNHRVLTRPEIQNNERNREPPPPSSSSRSAAEEKKPGRVLEKPGKQQKQEHSHRCTLQREGDRYTLQKDGERYTLQKDGDRYSLQKDGERYCLQKEGERYTLQKDSDRHALQKEEEMYALAKDAEQYALQKEADNYATHKEIEKYVLQKDGERGHTLKKDGRYAVQKDGQVYALQKDGQLYALQKDGERLTLQKDTERYMVHKDAERHTLHHKDSKRYVLAKDTETYVSQKDIERYPLHTDGETLPVSPRDGERAYGSGYQREPSSSSSLAEQPVARPVAKINSIKLQPEQAAAIAAAVSSSRQLQLQLQLQQQQQQAAQQQQQQQQQQQQPHKPAQLNGSGERSPLGDMAPTQQQQQQQQQQQQQPTRAPGQGQGQGPSQTHTHSTQQQQQQQPLGHEPERNLQRTSSMQQLEQWVRAHPRVRPGEDDTRSITSYQTLPRNMPSHRAQVLPRYPEGYRTLPRNSGTARPGSVCGYPTSAYERGGGGSGGGGGSHHHTLTTATASEKRRSMRDDTMWQLYEWQQRQVMSQRQAYATLPSPRTMADIAEHVAAAIVPGARGSIAIAQSIPPSPSHASVGGGLYHTYSPRRSSQNHATRSELSSPIYRGDLSIDRRHRAHPNKYAYPTDRRSVPMGMPVQSITPQSLQGKTPEELTLLLIKLRRQQAELTSLREHALAQLMQLNLDADNPKVRPPHTCP; translated from the exons TCACAATGAGCGGAAGGTGACCTGCAAGCATCCTGTCTCTGGCATCCCTTCCCAAGACAACTGCATCTTTGTTGTCAACGAACA CGTGAATTGTGGAAAGCTTGTCCACCCTGTTGTAAACAG ACCAGCGCAGAAAGCGCCCACGAGCCCTGAGAAAAAGGAGCGACCCACGAGCACCATGAGCGAGGCGTCGAACTACACGGGCGGCTCGGACTACACCACCTACGCAGGGAGCCCGGTTgccaga CAATCAAGGCCCTCCAAGAAAGTCCACAATTTCGGAAAGAGGTCAAACTCCATAAGGAGGAATCCAAATGCTCCTGTTGTCAAGAGCAGCTGGCTGTACAAACAG GACAGCACGGGAATGAAGATGTGGAAGAAGAGGTGGTTCGTGCTGTCGGACATGTGTCTGTTCTACTACAAAG atGACAAAGAAGAATGCATCCTGGGAAGTATCCTCCTGCCGAGCTTTCACATATCCTTGCTGTCCGTGGACGACCACATTAGCAGGAAATACGCCTTTAAG GCGACGCACCCAAACATGCGGACGTACTACTTCAGCACAGACAATGCCAAAGACATGGAGTCCTGGATGAAGGTGATGACGGACGCTGCAATGGTCCACTCAGAGCCCATCACCAG gctGGACAAGTCCAAGGGCGACTACCGGAGCCCGCAGGAGATGAACAACATGCTGAACCACCGCGTGCTGACGCGGCCCGAGATCCAGAACAACGAGCGCAACCgggagccgccgccgccgtcgtcgtcgtcccGCTCGGCGGCCGAGGAGAAGAAGCCCGGCAGGGTCCTGGAGAAGCCCGGtaagcagcagaagcaggagCACAGCCACCGCTGCACGCTGCAGCGCGAGGGAGACCGCTACACGCTGCAGAAGGACGGGGAGAGGTACACGCTGCAGAAGGACGGAGACCGCTACTCCCTCCAGAAGGACGGGGAGAGGTACTGCCTGCAGAAGGAAGGCGAGAGGTACACGCTTCAGAAGGACAGCGACAGGCACGCCctgcagaaggaggaggagatgtacGCGCTCGCCAAGGACGCGGAGCAATACGCGCTCCAGAAAGAGGCGGACAATTACGCCACGCACAAGGAGATCGAGAAGTACGTTCTCCagaaggacggagagagaggacacacgcTCAAGAAGGACGGTCGCTACGCCGTGCAGAAGGACGGACAAGTGTACGCTCTGCAGAAGGACGGGCAGCTGTACGCCCTGCAGAAGGACGGGGAGAGGCTGACCCTGCAGAAGGACACGGAGAGGTACATGGTCCACAAGGACGCGGAGCGACACACGCTCCACCACAAAGACTCCAAGAGGTACGTCTTGGCGAAGGACACGGAGACGTACGTCTCTCAGAAGGACATCGAGAGGTACCCGCTGCACACGGACGGCGAGACGCTGCCGGTCTCGCCACGGGACGGCGAGCGCGCCTACGGCTCCGGCTACCAGCGCGagccgtcgtcgtcgtcgtcgttggCGGAGCAGCCCGTGGCGCGGCCCGTGGCCAAGATCAACAGCATCAAGCTGCAGCCGGAGCAGGCGGCCGCCATCGCCGCCGCCGTCTCCTCCTCccgccagctccagctccagctccaactccagcagcagcagcagcaggccgcccagcaacagcagcaacagcaacagcagcaacagcagccccATAAGCCGGCCCAGCTCAACGGCTCTGGGGAGCGCAGCCCGCTAGGGGACATGGCacccacacagcagcagcagcagcagcagcagcagcagcagcagcagcccaccaGAGCTCCAGGCCAGGGCCAGGGCCAGGGGCCgagccagacacacacccacagcacccagcagcagcagcagcagcagccgctggGCCACGAGCCGGAGAGGAACCTGCAGAGGACCAGCTCCATGCAGCAGCTGGAGCAGTGGGTCAGGGCCCACCCGAGGGTGCGGCCCGGCGAAGACGACACCAGGAG CATAACCTCCTATCAGACGCTGCCGAGAAACATGCCCAGCCATCGGGCGCAGGTGCTGCCGCGCTACCCAGAGGGCTACCGGACGCTGCCGCGCAACAGTGGCACGGCTCGGCCTGGCAGCGTGTGCGGGTACCCCACCTCGGCCTACGAGCGCGGAGGAGGcgggagcggcggcggcggcggctctcATCATCACACCCTCACCACGGCGACGGCGTCGGAGAAGCGGCGCTCCATGCGGGACGACACCATGTGGCAGCTGTACGAGTGGCAGCAGCGGCAGGTGATGAGCCAGCGGCAGGCCTACGCCACGCTGCCCAGCCCGCGCACCATGGCCGACATCGCCGAGCACGTGGCGGCCGCCATCGTCCCCGGCGCCCGCGGCAGCATCGCCATCGCCCAGTCCATCCCGCCCTCGCCCTCGCACGCCTCCGTGGGCGGAGGCCTCTACCACACCTACTCGCCGCGCCGCTCCTCGCAAAACCACGCCACGCGCTCCGAGCTGTCCTCGCCCATCTACCGCGGCGACCTGAGCATCGACCGCCGGCACCGCGCCCACCCCAACAAG TATGCCTACCCCACTGACCGGAGGTCCGTGCCCATGGGGATGCCAGTCCAGAGCATCACCCCCCAGTCGCTCCAGGGCAAAACG CCGGAGGAGCTGACCCTGCTGCTGATCAAGCTGCGGCGGCAGCAGGCCGAGCTCACCAGCCTCCGGGAGCACGCGCTAGCGCAGCTTATGCAACTAAACCTCGACGCCGACAACCCAAAGGTCAGACCCCCACACACCTGcccctaa